The following are from one region of the Rhizobacter sp. AJA081-3 genome:
- a CDS encoding AMP nucleosidase, translating to MSSEPAFVAPSRFDDPERALAQVRAIYEAGIAHLRDTLHRFVAGEEVGSKVRACYPFVRVHTDTVARADSRLSYGFVSGPGTYETTLTRPDLFSNYYLEQFRLLLKNHHVSLEIGTGTQPIPVHFSFAEGDHVEGSLSAERRQRMRDVFDLPDLGAMDDGIANGTHEPRRGEAHPLSLFTAPRVDYSLHRLRHYTGTAPEHFQNFVLFTNYQFYIDEFVRLGHETMASSAHAQDYVAFVEPGNVVTRRAGLPARPGDELGTAPPRLPQMPAYHLVRPDNAGITMVNIGVGPANAKTITDHIAVLRPHAWIMLGHCAGLRNTQQLGDYVLAHGYVREDHVLDEELPLWVPIPPLAEVQVAIESAVAEITQLKGYELKRLMRTGTVASTDNRNWELLPSRNVPTTPERRFSQSRAIALDMESATIAANGFRFRVPYGTLLCVSDKPLHGEIKLPGMANTFYRERVDQHLRIGIRAIEKLRDQGVDQLHSRKLRSFAEVAFQ from the coding sequence ATGAGCTCCGAACCCGCCTTCGTCGCCCCCAGCCGCTTCGACGACCCCGAGCGCGCCCTGGCCCAGGTGCGCGCCATTTATGAAGCCGGTATCGCCCACCTGCGCGACACGCTGCACCGCTTCGTCGCCGGCGAAGAGGTGGGCAGCAAGGTTCGCGCCTGCTACCCCTTCGTGCGCGTGCACACCGATACCGTGGCGCGCGCCGACTCGCGGCTGAGTTACGGCTTCGTCTCCGGCCCGGGCACCTACGAGACCACGCTGACACGGCCGGACCTGTTCTCGAACTACTACCTCGAGCAGTTCCGCCTGCTGCTGAAGAACCACCATGTGTCGCTGGAGATCGGCACCGGCACGCAGCCCATCCCGGTGCACTTCTCGTTTGCCGAGGGCGACCACGTCGAAGGCAGCCTGAGCGCGGAGCGCCGCCAGCGCATGCGCGACGTGTTCGACCTGCCCGACCTCGGTGCGATGGACGACGGCATCGCCAACGGCACGCACGAGCCGCGGCGCGGCGAGGCGCACCCGCTGTCGCTGTTCACGGCGCCGCGCGTCGACTATTCGCTGCACCGCCTGCGCCACTACACCGGCACGGCGCCGGAGCATTTCCAGAACTTCGTGCTGTTCACGAACTACCAGTTCTACATCGACGAGTTCGTGCGCCTGGGCCACGAGACCATGGCCAGCAGCGCGCACGCGCAGGACTACGTGGCCTTCGTCGAACCGGGCAACGTGGTGACGCGGCGCGCCGGCCTGCCCGCGCGGCCGGGCGACGAGCTCGGCACCGCGCCGCCGCGGCTGCCCCAGATGCCGGCCTACCACCTGGTGCGGCCCGACAACGCCGGCATCACCATGGTCAACATCGGCGTGGGCCCCGCCAACGCCAAGACGATCACCGACCACATCGCGGTGCTGCGCCCGCATGCGTGGATCATGCTCGGCCACTGCGCCGGCCTGCGCAACACGCAGCAGCTCGGCGACTACGTGCTCGCCCACGGCTATGTGCGCGAGGACCACGTGCTCGACGAGGAGCTGCCGCTGTGGGTGCCGATCCCGCCGCTGGCTGAGGTGCAGGTGGCGATCGAATCGGCGGTGGCCGAGATCACGCAGTTGAAGGGCTACGAGCTCAAGCGGCTGATGCGCACCGGCACGGTGGCCAGCACCGACAACCGCAACTGGGAACTGCTGCCCTCGCGCAACGTGCCGACGACGCCGGAGCGACGCTTCTCGCAGTCACGCGCGATCGCGCTCGACATGGAAAGCGCGACCATCGCCGCCAACGGCTTCCGCTTCCGCGTGCCCTACGGCACGCTGCTGTGCGTGAGCGACAAGCCGCTGCACGGCGAGATCAAGCTGCCGGGCATGGCCAACACCTTCTACCGCGAGCGGGTCGACCAGCACCTGCGCATTGGCATCCGTGCCATCGAGAAGCTGCGCGATCAGGGCGTCGACCAGTTGCACAGCCGCAAGCTGCGCAGCTTCGCCGAGGTGGCGTTCC